Proteins from a single region of Trichoderma asperellum chromosome 3, complete sequence:
- a CDS encoding uncharacterized protein (BUSCO:EOG092D13PM), whose amino-acid sequence MASKAVSLRDRQIASLKKILNLNETIESSEAEEAHANGLLAPVAPILDAEGNPIWKVLVFDDLGRDVISSVMRVSDLRSMGVTMHMHIGTPRYPIPDVPVIYLLEPNARNLQLMTEDLQKGLYSPAYVNFLSSLPRVLLEEFASQTAEAGTSDKIAQLFDQYLNFIVAEPDLFSLGMQNEHTYWALNSAKTSDAELDAVVDRIVSGLFSVVVTMGVIPIIRCPKGAAAEMVAVRLDRKLRDHILNSKDNLFSNARPTAAGTPSSRPVLILLDRNVDLIPMLSHSWTYQSLVHDVLSIKLNRITIETPVDETNPAKGTSKKGYDLTANDFFWIKNAGVPFPQVAEDIDAELTKYKEETAAITKTTGVSSLEDLQNDTSASAQHLKAAITLLPEMRERKSILDMHMNILAALLSGIKDRQLDNYFQVEENATKQTKAQVLEIIKDENKGNDPTDKLRLFIIWFLSTEQEVARADFESFEKALEAAGADVSSLPYIRQVRATTKMTQLTTINSNSNQQAASSDLFGRFSSISSRLTDRLKETGVPSGLSSNFDSLISGVKNFLPADRDLTITKIVESIMEPSTASSSAIAKTENYLYFDPRSANARGTMPPPSAIRSGGAGSAPGGLPGSQSGQAASFGQRRQGFSEAVVFTVGGGSMEEYGNLHEWVSRTSGDRARKRVVYGSTEMINAGQFIKEELERLGKEVSS is encoded by the exons ATGGCGTCCAAAGCAGTCTCCCTGCGAGATCGCCAGATCG CATCTCTCAAAAAGATCCTCAATCTCAACGAGACCATCGAATCGagcgaggcggaggaggcacATGCCAACGGACTTTTGGCTCCTGTTGCTCCCATTCTAGATGCCGAGGGAAACCCTATCTGGAAAGTTCTCGTCTTTGATGACCTGGGCAGAGATGTTATCAGCAGCGTCATGCGGGTCAGTGACCTTCGCTCTATGGGAGTGACGATGCACAT GCATATTGGCACTCCGCGATACCCTATACCAGATGTGCCAGTCATCTATCTGCTCGAACCGAATGCGCGCAACCTACAGCTCATGACAGAGGACCTACAAAAGGGGCTGTACTCACCGGCTTACGTCAACTTCctgtcttctcttcctcgagTCTTATTAGAAGAGTTTGCTTCCCAGACGGCGGAAGCAGGGACATCAGACAAGATTGCGCAGCTTTTCGATCAATACCTCAACTTCATTGTCGCAGAGCCAGACCTCTTCAGCTTGGGGATGCAAAATGAGCACACCTACTGGGCTCTGAACAGCGCAAAGACGAGCGATGCCGAGCTAGATGCAGTGGTGGACAGGATAGTCAGTGGGCTTTTCAGCGTCGTCGTTACCATGG GCGTCATTCCGATTATCCGATGTCCAAAGGGTGCCGCGGCAGAAATGGTTGCTGTACGTCTCGACCGCAAGCTTCGAGATCACATCCTCAACTCAAAAGACAACCTGTTCTCCAACGCACGACCGACGGCAGCGGGCACGCCAAGCTCCAGACCTGTGCTTATCCTTCTCGACCGCAATGTTGACCTGATACCTATGCTGTCTCATTCTTGGACATATCAGTCCCTCGTTCACGACGTCCTGTCCATCAAACTCAACCGTATTACAATCGAGACACCCGTTGACGAGACCAACCCCGCCAAGGGCACATCAAAGAAGGGCTACGACCTAACTGCCAACGACTTCTTCTGGATCAAGAATGCCGGAGTCCCTTTCCCGCAGGTAGCAGAAGATATTGACGCAGAGCTTACCAAATACAAGGAAGAGACGGCCGCCATAACAAAGACGACAGGAGTATCGAGCTTGGAAGACTTGCAAAATGATACGAGTGCAAGTGCGCAGCACCTCAAGGCCGCGATAACGTTGCTACCTGAGATGCGGGAACGCAAGAGTATTCTCGACATGCACATGAACATTTTGGCGGCATTGCTATCTGGCATCAAAGATCGGCAGCTGGATAACTATTTCCAGGTGGAGGAAAATGCCACGAAACAGACAAAAGCTCAGGTTCTAGAAATCATCAAGGATGAGAACAAGGGTAACGATCCAACCGATAAACTACGACTGTTTATCATCTGGTTCCTAAGCACGGAGCAAGAGGTTGCGCGAGCGGATTTCGAGTCATTTGAGAAGGCGCTTGAAGCGGCTGGTGCAGATGTCTCATCACTGCCCTACATTCGCCA GGTGCGCGCTACTACGAAGATGACACAGCTGACTACCATCAACAGCAACTCGAACCAGCAAGCAGCCTCTTCTGACTTATTTGGACGGTTCTCATCCATCTCGTCCCGTTTGACAGACCGTCTCAAAGAGACCGGTGTCCCGTCTGGTTTATCATCGAACTTTGATTCTCTAATCAGCGGAGTCAAGAACTTTTTGCCCGCCGACCGCGATCTCACAATCACCAAGATTGTCGAGTCCATCATGGAACCTTCTACGGCCTCATCCTCAGCAATTGCCAAGACAGAGAATTATCTCTACTTTGACCCCCGCTCCGCTAACGCTCGAGGCACAATGCCACCGCCCAGTGCTATCCGGTCAGGAGGCGCAGGCAGCGCGCCGGGTGGTTTACCAGGATCCCAGAGCGGCCAGGCAGCCAGCTTCGGGCAGCGACGGCAGGGTTTTAGTGAAGCCGTTGTATTCAcagttggcggcggcagcatggAGGAATATGGAAACTTGCATGAGTGGGTTAGCAGAACAAGCGGAGATCGCGCACGCAAGCGAGTGGTGTATGGCAGCACGGAGATGATTAACGCTGGGCAATTCatcaaggaggagctggaaaGACTTGGCAAAGAGGTCTCGTCGTAA